Below is a genomic region from Candidatus Schekmanbacteria bacterium.
CTTCAACAGATTTTACATGCCTAACCCAAAAGATCACTTTACCACCAGGATTTATAGAGAAATGAGCGCTGCTGACAAGATAAGAAGGTACAATGTTAATGGTTTGGGTAATATTACTATCATTGAAAATGTCAACTGCTGCTCCTCCCCTAAAGTAAGTGACTCCACTTATAATACCTGATCGAGTTAATCTAAATATGACGTGTCCTGCTGCTTGGCTACAATTTGTCTGAGATGATACTTTTCTATATAATTTCTGAACTGCCTGATTGCCAAGAGTCTGGTGTATCGTGTGTAAGGGATTAGAATATAAACCAGTAGAGCCATGCAGTCTTTTATTTGATCTACAGGTAACTTTATTTGAGTCTTTTTTGCTTATTCTTGCTTTGACTTCTCTCATAACTTACTCCTTCTTAAGTTCACTGTCACAATCCAAACTTACCTGTATCAACCCATTCGTTCTTTATTAGTGACCACCAGTCTCTTGCTAATCCGCTCAGTACATATTGATAGGGAAGCCAGCCATATCCACTGTTTCCCCAGTTAGTCCCCCAGGAGTTTCTTATTAAATATGCACCCTTTGTTTTTTCATTGCAATTTTTATTTTTGATCTCCAGATTATCATCATAACCCACTGCAACCACTGCATGGCCCCCTAAAATCCTCTCACCATGACAGGGATACGGGATCAAGCCATCATTGTTTGCCTGGTATATGGAACTATAAACAGTAAAACCGAACATTGCAGGAATTCCAAAAGCAAGGAAGAGTTTTATCCTGTTCATCAATGTACAGGCATCTGTTCCTGGTGGGTCATGGCGAAAGTATCTTATAGCCTGATATTGTTGAGCAAAGGCATAGCAAAAGGCAGGGGGTTCCTTATCAAAATCAGCAATATTGTAAGGCCAGTATTCTTCTGGTGGGACTCCAAAGAGGACAAGTGCCCCCATAGTTGTCCTCAAAAAAGCACCTGTATCACCCGTCCACTTGAGGAGATTTCTTGTAGTTTTGTATAAAAACAATCTTGAAGCATCAATATATTTTCCAAATGCCCTTCTCTCAAAATACTCCACTATACCCACACCAGCATGGGCTGTACATGAACCAAGACTTTCCTGATCCTCTACAGGTGAACACCACTGTCGGAGATCAACACTTGAGGGAAGTTTGAGTGTTTTGGCTTCTTTAGAAGGAACTTTTATTTTTTCAATCATCTCCTTAACCTGTGGAACATCTTCAGTGTAATCTCTGAAGTCAGGGTAATCAGGGAGCCAACCAAGCCCTATTTTCTTGTTTTCAAACATTTGAATCCTCCTGCAATAAATTTAATTATTCTGATACTACTCTATATTTTCTATTTACACCGCTTCCTGTGACCTTAAGATGCCCTGCCTCAATTAGTGCTTCCAGTTCTCTATCAATTTCATCTGTTTTAAAGCCTGTTTCCTTTGAAAGACTACTTAGAGTTATATCTGGATTAAGTGCTATTTTAGTAAGTAAAAAATGTGAATCTATCTTCGGCCTATCGACCTCTACTGGCTCTAATTCCCTG
It encodes:
- a CDS encoding cysteine protease, with the protein product MFENKKIGLGWLPDYPDFRDYTEDVPQVKEMIEKIKVPSKEAKTLKLPSSVDLRQWCSPVEDQESLGSCTAHAGVGIVEYFERRAFGKYIDASRLFLYKTTRNLLKWTGDTGAFLRTTMGALVLFGVPPEEYWPYNIADFDKEPPAFCYAFAQQYQAIRYFRHDPPGTDACTLMNRIKLFLAFGIPAMFGFTVYSSIYQANNDGLIPYPCHGERILGGHAVVAVGYDDNLEIKNKNCNEKTKGAYLIRNSWGTNWGNSGYGWLPYQYVLSGLARDWWSLIKNEWVDTGKFGL